The DNA window AAGTATTAATGTAAGCCTTAGAAAAAAATATAATTTATTTTCCAATGTAAGACCTGTAAAAAGTATTCCTGGAACCTCTAGTCCCTTTAAAAATGTAGATCTTGTTATTTTCAGAGAAAATACTGAAGGACTTTATAGCGGTATTGAAAATAAACTTTCAGAAGATTCTTCTGAAGCCATTAAAATTATTACAAAAGCTGCATCTCTAAAGATAGCACAAGCTGCCTTTGAATACGCAGCAAATAACAAGAAAGAAAAGGTCACTGTTGTTCACAAAGCAAATATTATGAAACTTACAGATGGACTTTTCTTAGATTGTGCTAGAGAAATTGCTAAAAATTATCCAGATATTACCCTTCAAGAAGTCATTGTAGATAATATGTGCATGCAGCTTGTCATGAATCCAAGCCAATTCCAAGTCATTGTTACTACAAATCTTTATGGTGATATCTTATCAGACCTTTGTGCAGGACTTGTTGGAGGCCTTGGACTTGTTCCAGGAGCAAATATTGGAGAAGATATGGCTATTTTTGAAGCCGTACATGGCAGTGCCCCAGATATTGCAGGAAAAAACATTGCTAACCCTACTGCTGTTATATTATCCGCTGCTATGCTATTAAATCATTTAGGTGAAACGGAAAAATCTGATTTAATTATCAACGCTGTTATAAAAACAATTCATGAAGGAAAATTTATTACAAAAGATTTAGGTGGTTTATCTTCCACTATGGATATAACCAATAGAATCATTGAAAATATTAAAAATTTATAGCATATGAGGGAGATGAATAAGTTGAATCAATGGGTTAACGCAAATGTCCTCGACAACTTAGCTATCATAGCTAAGAAAAATAATATGACAAATCCTGAAGTAAATAAATTTATCAATAAAATAAGCAAATTAAATGAAGATGCTTCCACTTTTGATAAATTAGCAGTTTTAGCTAAAGAAAGCAATTTAATCAATCCAGAATTCTATGATCTGTATAATGTTAAAAGAGGCTTGCGAAACAAAAACG is part of the Crassaminicella profunda genome and encodes:
- a CDS encoding isocitrate/isopropylmalate dehydrogenase family protein, whose protein sequence is MMYKITLIPGDGIGPEVTTAARKVVEATGLKIDWDIVNAGLNVYKEKGVLVPDEVYESLEKNKFALKGPITTPIGKGFRSINVSLRKKYNLFSNVRPVKSIPGTSSPFKNVDLVIFRENTEGLYSGIENKLSEDSSEAIKIITKAASLKIAQAAFEYAANNKKEKVTVVHKANIMKLTDGLFLDCAREIAKNYPDITLQEVIVDNMCMQLVMNPSQFQVIVTTNLYGDILSDLCAGLVGGLGLVPGANIGEDMAIFEAVHGSAPDIAGKNIANPTAVILSAAMLLNHLGETEKSDLIINAVIKTIHEGKFITKDLGGLSSTMDITNRIIENIKNL